Proteins from a genomic interval of Arachis hypogaea cultivar Tifrunner chromosome 10, arahy.Tifrunner.gnm2.J5K5, whole genome shotgun sequence:
- the LOC112718209 gene encoding coniferyl alcohol acyltransferase-like — MGVNGKGKLSFRVRVTNEEVVAAVLPIQDHWLPLSNLDLILPPIDVGVFFCYNNKNTPMSFGSMVVSLKNALAQALVSYYAFAGEVLQNSMGEPELLCNNRGVDFVEAEADIDLQNLNLYNPDESIEGKLVPKKKHGVLTVQVQLFQ; from the coding sequence ATGGGTGTTAATGGAAAAGGAAAATTATCGTTTAGGGTGAGGGTGACCAATGAAGAGGTTGTAGCGGCGGTTTTGCCAATTCAAGACCATTGGCTACCACTCTCAAACCTTGACCTCATTCTTCCACCCATTGACGTTGGTGTCTTCTTTTGCTACAACAACAAAAACACACCAATGAGCTTTGGATCAATGGTGGTGTCCCTTAAGAATGCATTGGCTCAGGCTTTGGTTTCATATTATGCATTTGCTGGCGAGGTGCTGCAAAACTCCATGGGTGAACCGGAGCTTCTTTGTAATAACCGTGGGGTTGATTTTGTTGAGGCTGAGGCTGATATTGACCTTCAGAATCTTAACTTGTACAATCCTGATGAATCCATTGAAGGCAAGCTTGTTCCAAAGAAGAAGCATGGTGTCCTTACTGTTCAGGTACAATTATTTCAGTAA
- the LOC140172948 gene encoding coniferyl alcohol acyltransferase-like — protein MHTQQHMFLVSWAKIARPMKPTTVATTSAQPCFRRSLLIPRRPLCIQPSLDDMYVPINSLPPPSELEPKSEPDNFDSLISRIYYITADQLCRMQSLASSSLDHIKNRTKLESFSAFLWKMVAMATSSTTTGGGKRLVVKMDVVVDGRKRLSNGDKSKEAMMDSYFGNVVSIPFGGKPVEDLVEKSLSWVTEEVHKFLETAVTEEHFLGVIDWVEKHRPSPVLARIYCGNTTDVGPALVVSSGQRFPESEFDFGWGKPVFGSYHFPWGGDAGYVMPMPSPKRNGDWVVYMHLLKPHIHFIESMANDVFIN, from the coding sequence ATGCATACTCAGCAACACATGTTCCTAGTATCATGGGCCAAGATAGCCCGGCCCATGAAGCCCACTACCGTGGCCACCACCTCGGCACAACCGTGTTTTCGGCGCTCCCTCCTCATCCCTCGACGCCCTCTCTGCATCCAGCCTTCCCTTGACGACATGTATGTCCCCATCAATTCCCTTCCGCCACCATCTGAACTCGAACCCAAATCCGAACCCGATAATTTTGACTCACTCATAAGCCGGATATATTACATCACTGCTGATCAACTCTGCCGCATGCAATCACTTGCAAGCTCATCATTAGATCATATCAAGAATCGTACAAAGCTTGAATCTTTCTCCGCGTTCTTGTGGAAGATGGTTGCCATGGCTACATCCTCCACCACCACCGGTGGCGGAAAAAGGCTTGTTGTCAAGATGGATGTGGTGGTTGATGGAAGGAAGAGGCTGAGCAACGGTGACAAAAGCAAAGAAGCTATGATGGATAGTTATTTTGGCAATGTTGTTTCCATCCCTTTCGGTGGGAAACCGGTGGAGGACTTGGTGGAGAAGTCGTTGAGTTGGGTGACAGAAGAGGTTCACAAGTTTCTAGAAACAGCAGTGACGGAAGAACACTTCCTAGGGGTCATTGATTGGGTGGAAAAGCACCGTCCCTCACCAGTGTTGGCCAGAATTTATTGCGGCAACACAACTGATGTGGGACCCGCTCTTGTGGTGTCTTCTGGTCAAAGATTTCCCGAGTCAGAATTTGACTTTGGTTGGGGAAAACCTGTGTTTGGATCATACCATTTTCCTTGGGGTGGTGATGCTGGATATGTGATGCCAATGCCAAGTCCCAAGAGAAATGGTGATTGGGTGGTGTACATGCACCTTCTCAAACCCCACATACATTTCATCGAATCTATGGCAAATGATGTCTTTATTAATTAA
- the LOC140175475 gene encoding uncharacterized protein: protein MRSGGASGAELKGLVALVIINDFAMELLQIEKQLKDEARREALRVANEERKKLKAEAAQIMAQERKIAQQEFRETLLKEGAEKLENWRMKVKNHGEKMAEKKELLRQQSSKWIDEANLEAQILESIVSFR, encoded by the exons ATGAGGAGTGGTGGTGCATCTGGTGCTGAATTGAAGGGCCTTGTGGCTTTGGTGATTATTAATGACTTTGCTATGGAGTTGCTTCAGATCGAGAAGCAGCTCAAGGACGAAGCTCGCAGAGAAGCCCTTAGAGTTGCCAATGAGGAGCGCAAGAAGCTCAAGGCTGAAGCTGCGCAAATCATGGCTCAGGAGCGCAAGATCGCACAACAAGAATTCAGAGAAACACTC TTAAAAGAAGGAGCTGAGAAACTTGAAAATTGGAGGATGAAGGTCAAaaatcatggtgagaagatggcAGAAAAGAAAGAGTTATTGCGTCAACAAAGCTCAAAGTGGATCGATGAAGCTAATCTTGAGGCACAAATATTGGAATCCATCGTTTCCTTTCGCTGA
- the LOC112717411 gene encoding proteasome activator subunit 4: MSFDSTGLHWRYNLMANRVLLLLALASRNHPNSSTRLLSETAGHFLKNLKSQLPQTRILAISALNTLLKKSPYKLSPGEKSAVLEDLQGNAKSSLEEALTHTFQEEGFFNETLNSLSHVHIISDSESASRGGHGGHK; encoded by the exons ATGAGTTTTGATTCCACTGGCTTGCATTGGCG GTATAATTTAATGGCTAACAGAGTTTTGCTCTTGCTAGCTTTGGCTTCTCGGAACCACCCAAATTCATCAACTAGACTCCTGAGTGAAACAGCTG GCCACTTTTTGAAGAATTTGAAAAGTCAACTTCCTCAGACAAGGATACTTGCAATTTCGGCTTTGAATACACTCTTAAAGAAATCACCGTACAAGCTGTCACCTGGTGAGAAATCTGCTGTACTCGAGGATTTGCAAGGCAATGCCAAGTCATCCCTTGAAGAAGCTTTAACTCACACCTTTCAGGAAGAGGGTTTCTTCAACGAGACactcaatagtctttctcatgttcATATCATAAGTGATTCTGAAAGTGCTTCTAGAGGAGGTCATGGAGGTCATAAGTGA
- the LOC114924574 gene encoding proteasome activator subunit 4-like, translating to MTGFVYQFIRVYQLKILSVGITFGGPAILRYKDQFKEAVFLAFDSPSWKVNGAADHVLRSLLGSQVHYYPIDQYRI from the exons ATGACTGGTTTTGTTTATCAGTTTATAAGagtttatcaattaaaaatattatcagTTGGCATCACTTTTGGCGGTCCGGCAATACTCCGCTATAAGGATCAATTTAAAGAAGCTGTCTTCTTGGCTTTTGACTCACCATCCTGGAAG GTTAATGGGGCTGCTGATCATGTTCTACGATCCCTTCTTGGAAGTCAGGTTCATTATTATCCAATAGATCAGTACAG GATCTGA
- the LOC112715366 gene encoding uncharacterized protein isoform X2 translates to MIRKLHLHITGCSVNQDHSNALKLELGLSSPVVSSEVGISQPKEEHEVDELSDADWSNLTEVLLEELLLSNLDTIFKSAIKNIVASGYTEEVAKNPS, encoded by the exons GAAGTTACACTTACACATCACAGGTTGCAG TGTTAATCAAGATCATTCTAATGCGTTGAAGCTTGAACTTGGATTGTCTAGTCCTGTGGTTTCTTCAGAAGTTGGGATTAGCCAACCCAAGGAAGAGCATGAGGTGGATGAATTGAGTGATGCTGATTGGAGTAATCTCACAGAAGTGCTATTGGAAGAACTTCTCTTGAGCAATTTGGACACCATTTTTAAGAGTGCAATAAAAAACATTGTTGCAAGTGGCTACACCGAAGAAGTTGCTAAAAATCCATCTTAA
- the LOC112715366 gene encoding uncharacterized protein isoform X1, giving the protein MIRKLHLHITGCSCEFFAEKFETTAGHKESSVFDPCSVNQDHSNALKLELGLSSPVVSSEVGISQPKEEHEVDELSDADWSNLTEVLLEELLLSNLDTIFKSAIKNIVASGYTEEVAKNPS; this is encoded by the exons GAAGTTACACTTACACATCACAGGTTGCAG TTGTGAATTCTTTGCCGAAAAATTCGAAACAACAGCAGGTCACAAGGAATCCTCCGTTTTTGACCCGTGCAGTGTTAATCAAGATCATTCTAATGCGTTGAAGCTTGAACTTGGATTGTCTAGTCCTGTGGTTTCTTCAGAAGTTGGGATTAGCCAACCCAAGGAAGAGCATGAGGTGGATGAATTGAGTGATGCTGATTGGAGTAATCTCACAGAAGTGCTATTGGAAGAACTTCTCTTGAGCAATTTGGACACCATTTTTAAGAGTGCAATAAAAAACATTGTTGCAAGTGGCTACACCGAAGAAGTTGCTAAAAATCCATCTTAA